The following proteins come from a genomic window of Sphingobium cloacae:
- a CDS encoding YdcH family protein: protein MRRLEMLRVEHRDLDGAISALVESGAGDQMQVARLKKRKLRLRDEMAMLEDALVPDIIA, encoded by the coding sequence ATGCGTCGATTGGAAATGCTGCGGGTGGAGCATCGCGACCTCGACGGCGCGATTTCCGCCTTGGTCGAGTCGGGAGCGGGCGACCAGATGCAGGTCGCCCGGCTGAAGAAGCGCAAGCTGCGCCTGCGCGATGAGATGGCGATGCTGGAGGATGCGCTGGTGCCGGACATCATCGCCTAG
- a CDS encoding IS481 family transposase, with protein MGQVRHGSATTTHAVRAAIQRSQASLATLSRDLGINPKTVAKWRKRATVEDLKTGPKAPHSTTLSEAEEAMVVAFRRHTLLPLDDCLYALQPSIPHLTRSALHRCLQRHGISRLPDIEGDKPKRQRFKRYPIGFFHIDIAEVQTAEGKLYLFVGIDRTSKFAVTQLVDKADRRTAWEFLEHLLKAVPYRIHTILTDNGIQFAEQPRNRNTAWSRQMRFDMICEANDIEHRLTKPNHPWTNGQVERMNRTIKEATVKRFHYDSHQQLRTHLADFMAAYNFARRLKTLSGLTPYEYIAKIWTSEPERFIVNPIHQMPGLNN; from the coding sequence ATGGGACAGGTACGTCACGGGAGCGCCACGACCACGCACGCCGTCCGAGCAGCAATACAGCGATCGCAAGCTTCGCTCGCGACGCTGAGCCGGGATTTGGGGATCAACCCGAAGACGGTGGCGAAGTGGCGCAAGCGGGCGACGGTCGAGGATTTGAAGACCGGGCCGAAGGCCCCTCATTCCACCACCCTGTCCGAGGCCGAGGAGGCAATGGTTGTGGCGTTCCGTCGACACACGTTGCTGCCGCTCGATGACTGTCTTTATGCCCTGCAACCATCGATCCCGCACCTGACACGATCGGCGCTGCACCGATGCCTGCAGCGACACGGCATCTCTCGCCTGCCCGACATCGAAGGTGACAAGCCAAAGCGACAACGCTTCAAACGCTATCCGATCGGCTTCTTCCACATCGATATTGCCGAAGTGCAAACTGCAGAAGGCAAGCTGTACCTGTTCGTCGGCATCGACCGCACCAGCAAGTTCGCCGTCACGCAACTCGTCGACAAGGCGGATCGCCGAACGGCGTGGGAGTTCCTCGAACACCTGCTGAAAGCGGTGCCCTACCGCATCCACACGATCCTGACGGACAATGGCATCCAGTTCGCCGAGCAGCCGCGCAACCGTAACACCGCATGGTCACGCCAGATGCGCTTCGACATGATCTGCGAGGCAAACGACATCGAGCATCGTCTCACCAAACCGAACCACCCGTGGACCAACGGCCAGGTCGAGCGGATGAACCGGACCATCAAGGAGGCGACCGTCAAACGCTTCCACTACGACAGCCATCAGCAACTCCGGACGCACCTCGCTGACTTCATGGCCGCCTACAACTTCGCCCGAAGGCTCAAAACGCTCAGCGGGCTCACACCCTACGAATACATCGCCAAGATCTGGACGTCAGAGCCAGAACGGTTCATCGTCAACCCAATCCACCAGATGCCGGGACTGAACAACTAG
- a CDS encoding autotransporter assembly complex protein TamA, translating into MTNGLRNRRRFSGCPHVARLVLAPLLLAAPGTVRAQSAPPAPEPVEEQALPLDPMPDIGVDWPDMGQPDRVEPLPAEPQAEAADPDGAVVVEAPDLEAQPVEQSPAFTDAGEERRYSVALHGVEGIADDQFNLRFKELSALSQGEKRRANLAQINRRLKEDRDLLDQLLRAKGYYAARIRGSVSPPPAGSDRLAVRFDVVPGTQYRLSSVDLMGLEGTGPREPKLREAFPVKVGDPVDADRIVAGRDSLSTALAENGFPFAKVDEPEVRIDHEERKGDLDIVVTPGGYRTFGHIVLNENKLFNARHLQEIARFDPGDPYMASDVEDLRRAIVATGLVSTVTLKPRDAGDGEHVDLDVEVRSAPLRTIAGELGYGTGEGYRAEVSWQHRNLLPPEGAVTLRGVIGTQEQTGSVLYRRNNFHRRDNVLTGLLSVSNIKRDAYDARTITIAAGLERQTNILFQKKWVWRVGTELVASDEADFFSGGSRRTFFIGAVPLSLTYDGSDDLLNPTKGFRLGGRLSPELSFQSGTFGYARVQLDGSVYQPMGDRVVVAARTRFGTILGSSVDRIAPSRRFYAGGGASVRGYGYQKIGPRYGPDDDPVGGKSLAEFSLEARVRFGDFGVVPFVDAGNISTSFLPRFRDLRIGAGMGVRYYSSFGPIRVDVGTPLNPQKGDPKIAVYVSLGQAF; encoded by the coding sequence ATGACCAACGGCTTGCGGAACCGACGCCGCTTCTCAGGCTGCCCGCATGTCGCTCGGCTCGTCCTTGCGCCCTTGCTGCTGGCCGCGCCGGGAACGGTCCGCGCCCAGTCCGCGCCTCCCGCTCCCGAGCCGGTGGAGGAGCAAGCGCTTCCGCTCGATCCCATGCCGGATATCGGCGTCGACTGGCCCGACATGGGGCAGCCCGACAGGGTGGAGCCGCTGCCTGCCGAGCCGCAGGCCGAGGCGGCCGATCCCGATGGCGCGGTAGTGGTGGAAGCGCCCGATCTGGAGGCGCAGCCGGTCGAGCAGAGCCCCGCCTTCACCGATGCGGGGGAGGAACGGCGCTACAGCGTGGCGCTGCACGGCGTGGAGGGGATCGCGGACGATCAGTTCAACCTGCGCTTCAAGGAATTGTCGGCCCTTTCGCAGGGCGAGAAGCGGCGCGCCAACCTGGCGCAGATCAACCGGCGGTTGAAGGAAGATCGTGATCTGCTGGACCAGTTGCTGCGGGCCAAGGGCTATTATGCGGCGCGCATCCGTGGGTCCGTGTCGCCGCCGCCTGCGGGGAGCGACCGGCTGGCGGTGCGGTTCGACGTGGTGCCGGGGACGCAATATCGATTGTCCTCGGTCGACCTGATGGGGCTGGAAGGCACAGGTCCGCGCGAGCCGAAGCTGCGGGAGGCTTTTCCGGTCAAGGTCGGCGATCCGGTGGATGCGGACAGGATCGTGGCCGGGCGCGATTCGCTGTCCACGGCGCTGGCGGAGAATGGTTTCCCCTTTGCCAAGGTCGATGAACCGGAGGTGCGGATCGACCATGAGGAGCGCAAGGGCGATCTGGACATCGTGGTGACCCCGGGAGGCTACCGGACCTTCGGCCATATCGTCCTTAACGAAAACAAGCTGTTCAATGCGCGGCACTTGCAGGAAATCGCGCGCTTCGATCCGGGCGATCCCTATATGGCGTCGGATGTGGAGGATCTGCGGCGCGCCATCGTGGCGACCGGCCTGGTGTCCACGGTGACGTTGAAACCGCGCGATGCGGGGGACGGAGAGCATGTCGACCTGGACGTGGAGGTCCGGTCCGCGCCGCTACGGACTATTGCGGGGGAACTGGGCTATGGCACGGGCGAGGGCTATCGCGCGGAGGTGAGCTGGCAGCATCGCAACCTGCTGCCGCCCGAAGGCGCGGTGACGCTGCGTGGGGTCATCGGCACGCAGGAGCAGACGGGGAGCGTGCTTTACCGACGCAATAATTTCCATCGGCGCGATAATGTGCTGACAGGGCTGCTGTCGGTCAGCAACATCAAGCGCGACGCCTATGATGCGCGGACCATCACCATCGCGGCCGGGCTGGAGCGGCAGACGAATATCCTGTTCCAGAAGAAATGGGTGTGGCGCGTCGGCACGGAACTGGTGGCGTCGGATGAAGCCGATTTCTTCAGCGGCGGGTCGCGCCGGACCTTCTTCATCGGGGCGGTGCCGCTGAGCCTCACCTATGACGGCAGCGACGACCTGCTCAATCCGACGAAGGGTTTCCGGCTGGGCGGGCGGCTGAGCCCCGAATTATCGTTCCAGAGCGGCACTTTCGGCTATGCGCGGGTGCAACTGGACGGCAGCGTCTATCAGCCGATGGGCGACCGGGTGGTGGTGGCGGCGCGGACGCGGTTCGGGACGATATTGGGATCGAGCGTGGACCGGATCGCGCCGTCGCGGCGCTTCTATGCGGGCGGCGGCGCGTCGGTGCGCGGCTATGGCTATCAGAAGATCGGGCCACGCTATGGGCCGGATGACGATCCGGTCGGGGGCAAGAGCCTTGCGGAGTTTTCGCTGGAGGCGCGGGTGCGCTTCGGCGATTTCGGCGTGGTGCCCTTTGTCGACGCGGGCAATATCTCCACCAGTTTCCTGCCGCGATTCCGGGATTTGCGGATCGGGGCGGGCATGGGCGTGCGCTATTATAGCAGCTTCGGACCGATCCGCGTCGATGTCGGCACGCCGCTCAATCCGCAAAAGGGCGATCCGAAGATCGCGGTCTATGTGTCGCTGGGACAGGCTTTCTGA
- a CDS encoding translocation/assembly module TamB domain-containing protein: MAEEQPLDTARPSKLRRAWDGRWQRWVTAVLGALLLIAVGALVWLDTPSGHRFLVSRIAGISPPSGLRIRVERIDGSIYRKAVLHGLELSDPKGRFFDAPRVELEWWPFAWLSNRLDIDRLAIPRATLHKLPKLNPSEREGPILPGFDIRLMELSVGQLAIDRSVAGRAQVATLSGDADIRGGRAIIDLSARVLGGEDALKIALDSRPDDDKFDLEVIMNAPKGGVLAAMAGLRQDANLRVHGKGSWTRWDGQLAGTLDAQPAVALDLTARKGHYSAKGSIEGPAMAGNGLVERLSTPRLSVQAEGGMENRVIDGTLSLRSAAIDLTADGAIDLRNNALDNMLVDVKLARPEALLKNMRGSDVAARIRLDGAFASPGYEYLLTAKQLIFDKTTISDLRADGKGRKAKNGPALIPVRLRARRLDGQGELVEGIFRNFALDGVLQLKGQQIVSNPMTVRSDRLSGKLLMMADLKTGRYDFGLDGQINGLLIRGLGVVDLTSKLRAAPGAKGEFSLSGHALARMRRLDNSFLHSLGGGLPTLRSGLALGADGQLAFNDLHVQSPLLVLDAKGYRRRDGTVHFEGSGRHQQYGPLNVTLDGQIDRPAVDLLLHRPMDALGLREVKARFDPDATGYAFTAEGGSTLGPFSGNGAILLPEGGQAIVRVARLAVSGVTASGDIRPVTGGLDGQLAVAGPVTGTVGFKPVKDVQQLQLQLAASRARFDGPTVIAVMRGKLDAVILLDPEGTSIDATVQAQGLRVGGILLGRMAGNAKLVDGRGTVRGSLSGQRGRLFDLQGEAQVEPDRIRLTAGGTVDGKPIRLTRAAVLTRTEEGWHLAPATIGFAGGSVQLGGDLGSESVAIEARMQALPLSLLDIAYDDLGLGGVATGTLSYAKPRGGMPTGKVELRVRGLSRSGLSLSSRPVDVGVNGVLNQDRLATRMLFVSDGRTIGQAQALMTPLGQDGSLIERLNRAPFFAQMRYNGAADTLWRLTGVEIVDIVGPVSMTADVRGTMGEPVIAGTFSTDNVAINSPVTGMRLSGVKAQGRFSGDRLFISSFAATARNGGSVTGSGSFTFKGTAGVGMDLALQADNATLLERDDLAATVTGPITLRSDGSGGTIGGDLKLIKSRFTLGRAAAAAQLPQLKVVEINRRGEEMERVRSNVPWALAIKAQARNRLMVTGLGLDSEWRANLDLGGTVTNPAIAGTARLVRGDYEFAGRRFDLREGLIQFDGKTPVNPTLDITAEANVADLTASIHVGGTGLAPDISFTSVPALPQDELLSRILFGTSITNLSAPEALQLASAVGSLQGNGGLDPINAVRRAAGLDRLRIIAADPTQGQGTSIAAGKYLTRKTYVELITDGQGYSATRIEYQVTRWLSLLGAISTLGRESANVRVSKDY; this comes from the coding sequence ATGGCGGAGGAACAGCCCCTCGACACGGCCCGGCCGTCCAAGCTCCGCCGGGCATGGGACGGGCGGTGGCAGCGTTGGGTGACGGCTGTGCTGGGGGCGTTGCTGCTGATCGCCGTGGGAGCGCTGGTCTGGCTCGATACGCCTTCGGGTCACCGCTTCCTCGTGTCGCGGATCGCCGGCATCAGCCCGCCTTCGGGGCTGCGCATCCGGGTCGAGCGGATCGACGGCAGCATCTATCGCAAGGCGGTGCTGCACGGGCTGGAACTGTCCGATCCCAAGGGGCGCTTTTTCGACGCGCCGAGGGTGGAGCTGGAATGGTGGCCCTTTGCGTGGCTGTCGAACCGGCTGGACATAGACCGGCTGGCGATCCCGCGCGCCACGCTGCACAAATTGCCCAAGCTCAATCCGAGCGAGCGGGAAGGGCCGATCCTGCCGGGTTTCGACATCCGCCTGATGGAATTGTCGGTGGGACAGTTGGCCATCGACCGCAGCGTCGCTGGGCGGGCGCAGGTGGCGACGCTGAGCGGCGACGCGGATATTCGCGGCGGCCGCGCCATCATCGACCTGTCGGCGCGGGTGCTGGGCGGCGAGGATGCGCTGAAGATCGCGCTCGACAGCCGCCCGGATGACGACAAGTTCGATCTGGAAGTCATCATGAACGCGCCCAAAGGCGGCGTGCTGGCGGCGATGGCGGGATTGAGGCAGGACGCCAATCTGCGGGTGCATGGCAAGGGAAGCTGGACACGCTGGGACGGGCAGCTTGCCGGGACGCTGGACGCGCAGCCGGCGGTCGCGCTGGACCTGACCGCGCGCAAAGGCCACTATAGCGCAAAAGGGTCGATCGAGGGACCGGCCATGGCGGGCAATGGGCTGGTCGAGCGGCTGTCGACGCCGCGCCTGTCGGTGCAGGCGGAAGGCGGCATGGAAAACCGGGTGATCGACGGCACTTTGTCGCTGCGGTCCGCCGCCATCGACCTGACGGCGGACGGCGCCATCGACCTGCGCAACAATGCGCTCGACAATATGCTGGTCGATGTGAAGCTGGCGCGGCCTGAAGCCTTGCTCAAGAATATGCGCGGGAGCGACGTGGCGGCGCGCATACGGCTGGATGGGGCCTTTGCCAGTCCCGGCTACGAATATCTGCTGACGGCGAAACAGCTTATCTTCGACAAGACCACGATCAGCGACCTACGCGCCGATGGCAAGGGGCGCAAGGCGAAGAACGGCCCGGCGCTGATCCCCGTGCGCCTGCGGGCGCGGCGGCTAGATGGGCAGGGGGAACTGGTCGAGGGGATATTCCGCAACTTCGCGCTGGACGGCGTACTGCAACTCAAGGGGCAGCAGATCGTCAGCAATCCGATGACGGTGCGGTCGGACAGGCTCAGCGGCAAGCTGCTGATGATGGCGGACCTCAAGACCGGGCGCTATGATTTCGGGCTGGACGGACAGATCAACGGGCTGCTCATTCGCGGGCTGGGCGTGGTCGACCTGACCTCGAAACTGCGGGCGGCGCCGGGGGCGAAGGGGGAGTTTTCCCTGAGCGGCCATGCGCTGGCGCGGATGCGGCGGCTGGACAACAGCTTCCTTCATTCGCTGGGCGGCGGATTGCCGACGCTGCGGAGCGGACTGGCTCTGGGGGCGGACGGGCAACTGGCCTTTAACGACCTGCATGTGCAATCGCCGCTGCTGGTGCTGGACGCGAAGGGTTATCGCAGGCGCGACGGGACGGTGCATTTCGAAGGGAGCGGGCGGCATCAGCAATATGGGCCGCTGAACGTGACGCTGGACGGGCAGATCGACCGTCCGGCGGTGGACCTGCTGCTGCATCGGCCGATGGATGCGCTGGGGCTGCGGGAGGTGAAGGCGCGTTTCGATCCCGATGCGACCGGCTATGCCTTCACGGCGGAGGGTGGATCGACGCTGGGGCCGTTCAGCGGCAATGGCGCGATCCTGCTGCCCGAAGGTGGCCAGGCGATCGTGCGCGTGGCAAGGCTGGCCGTGTCGGGCGTGACGGCGAGTGGCGATATCCGGCCCGTGACGGGTGGGCTGGACGGGCAACTGGCCGTTGCCGGGCCGGTGACGGGCACGGTCGGTTTCAAACCCGTCAAGGACGTGCAGCAATTGCAGCTTCAACTCGCGGCCAGCCGCGCGCGTTTTGACGGGCCGACCGTCATCGCCGTCATGCGGGGCAAGCTGGACGCAGTGATCCTGCTCGATCCGGAGGGCACCTCCATCGACGCCACGGTGCAGGCGCAGGGCCTGCGGGTGGGCGGCATCTTGCTCGGCCGGATGGCGGGCAATGCGAAGCTGGTGGACGGCAGGGGCACGGTGCGCGGCAGCCTTTCGGGGCAACGCGGGCGGCTCTTTGATCTCCAGGGCGAGGCGCAGGTGGAGCCGGACCGCATCCGCCTGACGGCCGGCGGGACAGTGGACGGCAAGCCGATCCGCCTGACGCGCGCAGCCGTGCTGACGCGGACGGAGGAGGGATGGCATCTGGCGCCGGCCACGATCGGCTTTGCCGGGGGATCGGTGCAGTTGGGCGGCGATCTGGGGAGCGAATCCGTTGCGATCGAGGCGCGGATGCAGGCCCTGCCGCTGTCGCTGCTGGACATCGCCTATGACGATCTGGGGCTGGGCGGCGTGGCGACGGGGACGCTGAGCTATGCCAAGCCGCGCGGCGGGATGCCGACGGGCAAGGTCGAGTTGCGGGTGCGGGGACTGTCGCGGTCCGGCCTTTCGCTGAGTTCGCGGCCGGTGGATGTCGGGGTCAATGGCGTCCTCAATCAGGACCGGCTGGCGACGCGGATGCTGTTCGTGTCGGACGGGCGCACCATCGGGCAGGCGCAGGCGCTGATGACGCCGCTGGGGCAGGATGGCAGCCTGATCGAGCGGCTGAACCGCGCGCCCTTCTTCGCGCAGATGCGCTATAATGGCGCAGCCGATACGCTTTGGCGGCTGACGGGCGTGGAGATCGTCGACATCGTGGGGCCGGTGAGCATGACGGCGGACGTGCGCGGCACGATGGGCGAGCCGGTGATCGCCGGGACATTTTCCACCGACAATGTCGCGATCAACAGCCCGGTGACGGGGATGCGGCTGAGCGGCGTCAAAGCGCAGGGGCGCTTTTCGGGCGATCGGCTCTTTATCTCCAGCTTTGCCGCGACGGCGCGCAATGGCGGATCGGTGACGGGCAGCGGCTCCTTCACTTTCAAGGGCACGGCGGGCGTCGGCATGGACCTGGCGTTGCAGGCCGACAATGCGACGCTGCTGGAACGGGACGACCTGGCGGCCACGGTGACGGGGCCGATCACGCTGCGGTCGGACGGATCGGGCGGCACCATCGGGGGCGACCTGAAACTCATCAAGAGCCGCTTCACGCTCGGCCGCGCCGCCGCCGCCGCGCAGCTTCCGCAACTCAAGGTGGTGGAGATCAACCGGCGGGGCGAGGAAATGGAACGGGTGCGCAGCAACGTGCCCTGGGCGCTCGCGATCAAGGCGCAGGCGCGCAACCGGCTGATGGTGACGGGGCTGGGGCTGGACAGCGAATGGCGGGCCAATCTGGATCTGGGCGGCACCGTCACCAATCCGGCGATCGCGGGGACGGCGCGGCTGGTGCGGGGCGATTATGAATTTGCCGGCCGGCGGTTCGACCTTCGCGAAGGGCTGATCCAGTTCGATGGGAAGACGCCGGTCAACCCGACGCTGGACATCACGGCGGAGGCCAATGTGGCGGACCTGACCGCTTCGATCCATGTGGGGGGCACGGGCCTCGCGCCGGACATCAGCTTCACCAGCGTGCCCGCGCTGCCGCAGGATGAATTGCTCTCCCGCATCCTGTTCGGCACGTCGATCACCAACCTGTCCGCGCCCGAAGCGCTGCAACTGGCGTCGGCGGTGGGATCGTTGCAGGGCAATGGCGGGCTCGATCCCATCAATGCGGTGCGGCGGGCGGCGGGGCTGGACCGGCTGCGCATCATCGCCGCCGATCCGACACAGGGGCAGGGCACGTCCATCGCGGCGGGCAAATATCTGACGCGCAAGACCTATGTGGAGCTGATCACCGATGGGCAGGGCTATTCGGCGACGCGGATCGAATATCAGGTCACGCGCTGGCTGTCGCTGCTGGGAGCCATTTCCACGCTGGGCCGCGAAAGCGCGAACGTGCGCGTGTCCAAGGATTATTGA
- a CDS encoding outer membrane protein: MRKIMAATLLAGSAVSAPALAQDVGPTFTGPRVEAILGYDHVGAGSDIDNDNGRDDQSIDGLLYGVGAGYDVNLGSAVVGVEGEFTNSTAKSSRGDFNDDFGFGRVKQGRDFYVGARAGILADPSTLVYVKGGYTNAKLKVLSGVTNNVTDTAFKLDGWRIGAGVERAINTNSFAKLEYRYSNYNKGRIRFEDGATSRNFDVDTDRHQVVASVGYRF, from the coding sequence ATGCGAAAGATCATGGCCGCAACCCTTCTGGCCGGCAGCGCGGTTTCCGCCCCGGCATTGGCGCAGGATGTCGGCCCGACCTTCACGGGGCCGCGTGTCGAAGCCATTCTGGGCTATGACCATGTCGGTGCCGGCAGCGACATCGACAATGACAATGGCCGCGACGACCAGTCCATCGACGGGCTGCTCTATGGTGTCGGCGCGGGTTATGACGTGAACCTGGGCAGCGCCGTGGTCGGCGTGGAAGGCGAGTTCACCAATTCCACCGCCAAGAGCAGCCGCGGTGACTTCAACGACGATTTCGGTTTCGGCCGCGTCAAGCAGGGCCGTGACTTCTACGTCGGCGCGCGCGCGGGTATCCTCGCGGACCCGTCCACGCTGGTCTATGTGAAGGGCGGCTATACTAACGCCAAGCTCAAGGTACTTTCGGGCGTGACCAACAATGTGACTGATACCGCTTTCAAGCTGGACGGTTGGCGGATCGGCGCGGGCGTGGAGCGTGCGATCAACACGAATAGCTTCGCCAAGCTGGAATATCGCTATTCCAACTATAACAAGGGCCGGATTCGCTTCGAGGATGGCGCGACCAGCCGTAATTTCGATGTCGATACCGACCGGCATCAAGTGGTGGCCAGCGTCGGCTATCGCTTCTGA
- a CDS encoding DUF1465 family protein codes for MGKAASLDRGLHQRLVDSLYVEAMVMADEARSYFDSDALPGDLTGDPLQRVAFACESLKVTTRLMHVIAWLLSQRAWQRGEIGDADMRDEKYRLGAAAQSDPALVADFPFAARSLVEASQELYERVARLQGRIDLMRRPDGKEPQSPARALMDRLNTSF; via the coding sequence ATGGGGAAAGCTGCATCGCTCGATCGGGGACTTCACCAGCGTCTGGTGGACAGCCTGTATGTCGAAGCCATGGTCATGGCGGACGAGGCGCGTTCCTATTTCGATTCCGACGCCTTGCCCGGCGACCTGACCGGCGATCCGTTGCAGCGGGTCGCCTTCGCCTGCGAATCGCTGAAGGTGACGACGCGGCTGATGCATGTGATCGCCTGGCTGTTGAGCCAGCGGGCGTGGCAGCGGGGCGAGATCGGCGACGCGGACATGCGCGATGAGAAATACCGGTTGGGCGCGGCGGCGCAGAGCGATCCGGCGCTGGTGGCGGATTTCCCTTTCGCGGCGCGGTCGCTGGTGGAGGCGAGCCAGGAGCTTTATGAGCGGGTGGCGCGGTTGCAGGGGCGGATCGACCTGATGCGCCGTCCGGACGGGAAGGAACCGCAAAGCCCCGCACGGGCGTTGATGGACCGGTTGAACACATCCTTCTGA
- the dksA gene encoding RNA polymerase-binding protein DksA — protein MASVLNSEKDGDKPPKSAVTLPPDYRPSPDEEFMNPLQLEYFRQRLWAWKKEILAEAEGTLAVLQNEPLREPDLNDRASSETDWSIELRTRDRQRKLISKIDAALRRIDEGEYGYCEVTGEPISLGRLEARPIATMTVEAQERHERQEKISRDD, from the coding sequence ATGGCATCGGTTTTGAATTCCGAGAAGGACGGCGACAAGCCGCCGAAATCGGCTGTAACACTCCCCCCCGACTATCGCCCGTCGCCGGATGAGGAATTCATGAACCCGTTGCAGCTGGAATATTTCCGGCAGCGCCTCTGGGCGTGGAAGAAGGAAATCCTGGCCGAAGCGGAAGGGACGCTGGCGGTGCTCCAGAACGAGCCGCTGCGCGAGCCGGACCTCAACGACCGCGCGTCGAGCGAGACGGACTGGTCGATCGAACTGCGCACCCGCGACCGGCAGCGCAAGCTGATCTCCAAGATCGACGCCGCCCTGCGCCGCATCGACGAGGGCGAATATGGTTATTGCGAAGTGACCGGCGAGCCGATTTCGCTCGGTCGCCTGGAAGCCCGCCCGATCGCGACCATGACGGTCGAGGCGCAGGAACGCCATGAGCGGCAGGAAAAGATTTCGCGCGACGATTAG
- a CDS encoding PilZ domain-containing protein produces the protein MDMDQDGLERGPARTSPRDSLFLLTNLVRDDGMPLCQARVRNLSATGLMAECERRVAAQTRLTLELRGVGRVDGQVAWAHGERIGVAFDRPIDPRLVRRPVGSGEGHVLPDYLRWQSVRGR, from the coding sequence ATGGACATGGATCAGGATGGTTTGGAGCGCGGCCCGGCCAGAACGTCGCCGCGGGACAGCCTTTTTCTGCTGACCAATCTGGTCCGGGATGACGGGATGCCGCTGTGCCAGGCGCGCGTCCGCAACCTGTCGGCCACCGGCCTGATGGCGGAATGCGAACGGCGCGTCGCGGCCCAGACCCGGCTGACGCTGGAACTGCGCGGGGTGGGCCGAGTGGACGGGCAGGTCGCATGGGCTCATGGCGAAAGGATCGGCGTGGCGTTCGACCGGCCGATCGACCCCCGGCTGGTCCGACGCCCGGTGGGAAGCGGCGAGGGACATGTGCTGCCCGATTATCTGCGATGGCAATCGGTTCGGGGGCGTTGA
- a CDS encoding YdcH family protein, which translates to MENSHISALSAKHAGLEARIKAETSRPMPDASLVASLKKQKLRLKEEMTAQH; encoded by the coding sequence ATGGAAAACAGCCATATTTCCGCTCTTTCAGCCAAGCACGCCGGACTCGAGGCCCGAATCAAGGCGGAGACGAGTCGGCCGATGCCGGACGCATCGCTCGTGGCGTCGCTGAAGAAGCAGAAATTAAGGTTGAAGGAGGAAATGACCGCGCAGCACTAA